In Helicobacter bilis, a genomic segment contains:
- a CDS encoding tetratricopeptide repeat protein: MRNNFIAYIVIFMALFSLSYGKNGVLNDECKNNFSPACLALLEQAKKENNKENIALYKTKLLDIMESACKKDYQTCLVLSRIYEERENAAIQAIKKDIQAQKIPAQIPLPDSNYTDETKKFFTDTESIVSLMREKPDQSKALQYQERAVNMLEHTCYDSNVGACLYLRYFYEYGIGVAQNRPKAERLVNLALDFAAKECMLGDMQSCKLLNPYKEYREKIAKDLGELNRKCDEKDSIACYQISLYYTQDFYISDNIDTYDDKSDFVKAARFLQKACKLDTNACDDTIFNIKYAKECIMDNDMRACSSVQNVRPEFFSLACDSGDMTSCYELRHLPTFNDTKRYVKLLQRICRGGIIESCTELANMYENGDRVAKNKEKALGFMQRACAWSMKKGEAGNHCYFAGLGYERGEYVKQDIEKAIEAYQYACQISDENSAACERLGVLHENYRQDMRSALKWYEKACNLSKDSVISCMQLAKHSINGEYLAINEKDSIRIYEELLEHKEAPHDEIYYNLANIYSTFEFQNKHTHTTKENSHVNYAKALQYYKRACSLGLQNACKKKLTLPNLAKECKAENANSCYQLATLLELIQKDSSYQNMLIMPNKDSLQIEITNNTKPLAKGNDKTLRLLLYKQACKGNVAEACIRFYNETKGVFEKDFVLQESMCKNLKALPLDQMQDSKNIDSISKQNKTKTQERKDSSNDLGTFSYSGTQGQGQDEKDSKPVKTTLNAKSICLDFAKDAIKESEYQKAINALEPYQTKDDAIALDLLAKAYFYAKEYNKTFDTYKRIYALDIPNDYFYLAQMYANGFGVRQSYEKAMNIYKLSQSAKNYHSARSYLGLAEMYANGLGVQKSIFNAKDYYKLACPLDTNDEAKVANEACANLGSIIYNEGDFRTAQKYYLKACEMGYNGDIISCDKK, encoded by the coding sequence ATGAGAAATAATTTTATAGCATATATTGTAATATTTATGGCATTATTTAGTCTTTCTTATGGGAAAAATGGGGTGCTTAATGATGAGTGTAAAAATAACTTTAGCCCAGCATGTCTCGCCTTACTAGAACAAGCAAAAAAAGAAAATAATAAAGAAAATATCGCCCTTTATAAAACAAAACTGCTTGATATTATGGAGAGTGCATGTAAGAAAGACTATCAAACATGCCTTGTGCTTTCACGCATTTATGAAGAGAGAGAAAATGCAGCAATACAAGCGATAAAAAAAGATATACAAGCACAAAAAATACCCGCACAAATCCCCTTGCCAGATTCTAACTATACAGATGAAACAAAGAAATTTTTTACCGATACAGAATCCATTGTTAGCTTAATGCGTGAAAAGCCAGACCAAAGCAAAGCCTTGCAGTATCAAGAAAGAGCGGTAAATATGCTAGAGCATACTTGCTATGATTCTAATGTAGGGGCGTGTTTATATTTACGCTATTTCTATGAGTATGGTATCGGTGTGGCACAAAACAGACCAAAGGCAGAACGACTTGTAAATCTAGCCCTAGACTTTGCTGCAAAAGAGTGTATGCTAGGTGATATGCAGTCATGCAAACTGCTCAATCCATACAAAGAGTATAGAGAAAAGATAGCAAAAGATTTAGGTGAGCTGAATAGAAAATGCGATGAGAAAGATTCTATAGCTTGTTATCAAATAAGTCTTTATTATACACAGGACTTTTATATAAGCGATAATATCGATACATACGATGATAAAAGCGACTTTGTAAAAGCGGCAAGATTCCTACAAAAAGCCTGCAAGCTTGATACAAATGCGTGTGATGATACAATCTTTAATATCAAGTATGCAAAAGAATGTATTATGGATAATGATATGAGGGCGTGCTCTAGCGTGCAGAATGTGCGACCAGAGTTTTTCTCCCTTGCATGTGATAGCGGAGATATGACTAGCTGCTATGAGTTGCGACATTTACCTACATTTAATGATACAAAACGATATGTGAAACTTTTACAAAGAATTTGTAGGGGTGGAATCATTGAATCATGCACAGAATTAGCAAATATGTATGAAAATGGCGATCGTGTAGCAAAGAATAAAGAAAAAGCATTGGGCTTTATGCAAAGGGCTTGTGCGTGGAGTATGAAAAAAGGGGAAGCAGGGAATCATTGCTATTTTGCAGGGCTTGGATATGAGAGGGGTGAATATGTAAAACAAGATATAGAAAAAGCCATTGAAGCCTATCAATACGCTTGTCAAATAAGCGATGAAAATAGTGCTGCTTGTGAGCGTTTGGGTGTGTTACATGAGAATTACAGGCAAGATATGCGGAGTGCATTAAAGTGGTATGAAAAGGCGTGTAATTTAAGCAAAGATTCTGTAATTAGCTGTATGCAACTTGCTAAACACTCTATAAACGGGGAATATTTAGCTATAAACGAAAAAGATTCTATACGCATTTATGAAGAATTATTAGAGCATAAAGAAGCCCCACATGATGAGATTTACTACAATCTTGCAAATATTTATAGCACATTTGAGTTTCAAAATAAACACACTCATACAACAAAAGAAAACTCACATGTAAATTATGCAAAAGCATTGCAATATTACAAGAGGGCATGTAGTCTAGGCTTACAAAACGCATGTAAGAAAAAGCTTACCTTGCCAAACTTAGCCAAAGAGTGTAAGGCAGAGAATGCAAACTCATGCTATCAGTTAGCCACCTTGCTTGAATTAATACAAAAAGATTCAAGTTATCAAAATATGCTTATCATGCCAAATAAAGATTCACTACAAATAGAAATCACAAACAATACAAAACCACTTGCAAAGGGTAATGATAAAACACTTCGTCTATTACTTTACAAACAAGCATGTAAGGGCAATGTAGCAGAAGCTTGTATAAGATTCTATAATGAAACAAAAGGAGTATTTGAAAAAGACTTTGTATTGCAAGAGTCAATGTGTAAGAATCTAAAAGCCCTGCCACTTGATCAAATGCAAGATAGCAAGAATATAGATTCTATATCTAAACAAAATAAAACCAAAACACAAGAGAGAAAAGATTCTAGCAATGACTTAGGCACATTTAGCTATTCTGGCACACAAGGGCAAGGGCAAGATGAAAAAGATTCTAAGCCTGTAAAAACAACTTTAAACGCAAAGTCAATATGCCTTGATTTTGCTAAAGATGCGATAAAAGAAAGTGAATACCAAAAAGCAATTAATGCCTTAGAGCCATATCAAACAAAAGATGATGCAATAGCCCTTGATTTACTTGCAAAAGCCTACTTTTACGCAAAAGAGTATAATAAAACCTTTGATACATATAAACGCATTTATGCTTTAGATATACCAAATGACTACTTTTATTTAGCCCAAATGTATGCTAATGGTTTTGGTGTAAGGCAAAGCTATGAGAAGGCAATGAATATTTATAAATTATCGCAGTCAGCAAAAAACTATCATTCAGCTAGAAGCTATCTTGGATTAGCAGAGATGTATGCCAATGGGCTTGGAGTGCAAAAAAGTATATTTAACGCAAAAGATTACTATAAACTTGCATGTCCGCTTGATACAAACGATGAAGCAAAAGTTGCAAATGAAGCATGTGCGAATCTTGGCAGCATTATCTATAATGAAGGGGATTTTAGAACTGCACAAAAGTATTATCTAAAAGCATGTGAAATGGGCTATAATGGGGATATTATATCATGCGATAAAAAGTAG
- a CDS encoding ExbD/TolR family protein gives MKKIDSLNLVPFIDIMLVLLVIVLMSASFSVSSQLPIQIPQVDEGAQNSLESKRIHIALDKDGRIFINTQQVDKVAMQGYLRSLDSKTSVIIKADKDANVQQFVEIMAALQYFGLTNVFTEVEQTNP, from the coding sequence ATGAAAAAGATAGATTCACTAAACCTTGTGCCTTTCATTGATATTATGCTTGTATTGCTTGTGATTGTTTTAATGTCAGCTTCTTTTAGCGTCTCATCTCAACTCCCCATTCAAATACCCCAAGTTGATGAAGGTGCACAAAATAGCTTAGAATCTAAACGCATTCATATTGCATTAGATAAAGACGGCAGGATATTTATCAACACACAGCAGGTTGATAAGGTAGCAATGCAGGGCTATTTACGCAGCTTAGATTCTAAAACTAGCGTGATTATTAAAGCGGATAAAGATGCAAATGTGCAGCAGTTTGTAGAAATCATGGCAGCATTACAATATTTTGGTTTAACAAATGTCTTTACAGAAGTAGAGCAGACTAACCCTTAA
- a CDS encoding peptidylprolyl isomerase produces the protein MKSFVLKRVAQVAAISSLCLMPMALNAKVLVNVDGIEISDSIFSALKQQNPSFNYDALPEAQKKQLLDEIIDGVVTANAAKKEGLDKSEEYRMANLQMLSGLWLKKQVDSLSKTINVSVADAKKFYDANPKAFVTQNAEVRHILVQKEQDAKNIIAEINKVPKAKTESKFEELAKKLSIDPGSKDNGGLMKLPINSPAIAPEFAQEVLKMSAGTYTKNPVKTRYGYHIIYLKKLDKPATQTFDSVKGQLVELLKQQKMEEVLKEKVKKMRDSAKITYGK, from the coding sequence ATGAAAAGTTTTGTTTTAAAGCGTGTAGCACAAGTGGCGGCGATTTCTAGTCTTTGCCTTATGCCAATGGCGTTAAATGCAAAGGTTCTTGTGAATGTTGATGGGATTGAGATTTCTGATTCTATCTTTTCGGCATTAAAGCAGCAAAATCCAAGTTTTAATTATGACGCATTGCCTGAAGCACAAAAAAAGCAATTATTAGATGAAATCATTGATGGTGTAGTTACAGCGAATGCAGCAAAAAAAGAAGGGCTTGATAAAAGTGAAGAATACAGAATGGCAAATTTGCAAATGCTATCTGGCTTATGGCTTAAAAAACAAGTTGATAGCCTTTCAAAAACCATTAATGTAAGCGTTGCGGATGCAAAGAAATTTTATGATGCAAACCCAAAAGCATTTGTAACGCAAAATGCTGAGGTAAGACATATCCTAGTGCAAAAAGAACAAGATGCAAAAAACATTATCGCAGAGATTAATAAAGTGCCTAAAGCAAAAACTGAAAGTAAGTTTGAAGAACTCGCTAAAAAACTCTCAATCGATCCGGGTTCAAAGGACAATGGTGGTCTTATGAAATTGCCTATCAATAGCCCAGCAATCGCACCAGAATTCGCACAAGAAGTGCTAAAAATGAGTGCAGGAACTTATACAAAAAATCCTGTAAAAACTCGTTATGGTTATCACATAATCTATCTTAAAAAGCTTGATAAGCCAGCAACACAAACTTTTGATTCTGTAAAAGGACAGCTTGTTGAGCTTTTAAAACAACAAAAAATGGAAGAAGTGCTAAAAGAAAAAGTGAAAAAAATGCGTGATAGTGCAAAAATCACTTATGGGAAATAG
- a CDS encoding adenine-specific methyltransferase EcoRI family protein, translating into MKQYLYIIQASKEPSKCKIGITNDLERRLKEYNSITGISLDNTYSYLFTCEVSDMRQIEQDIKNQFPHLREYRSREIYFFNQSLFDMYVDFIQSHPCFLAKSNTKESKKQTIIKPANTPTMKERGVTRKLLLDKAMRIKDDEFYTRMEDVEKELSMYPTKIWKDKVVFCNCDDAIGSNRDYTDSSAFSLYFIKHFFRLKLKKLICTHYGSRADLFNAGTQGYIFTKEGARELLNTPKGYNGGFEETESLRILNEEADIVCTNPPFSRAAEYWQILISSKKKFIIISNITNCITPSFIPYFADKKAWAGYTRVDWYLNPKRVPVQAAGHFFTNFPIKDRPTKSRLKFMPLIEIPDVYRIFDDSGVLLVDRSYIPNDYDKPFAVSARQILNGVLECGFKIILKEQYFPYIKGKKKFARVLIQKIQDQDDK; encoded by the coding sequence ATGAAGCAGTATCTCTACATAATTCAAGCAAGTAAAGAGCCAAGCAAATGCAAGATTGGAATCACAAATGATTTAGAGCGGAGATTGAAAGAATATAATAGTATTACAGGCATATCACTGGATAATACATATAGCTATCTTTTTACTTGTGAAGTGAGCGATATGCGTCAAATCGAGCAAGATATAAAAAATCAATTTCCGCATTTGCGTGAGTATCGCAGCCGAGAAATTTACTTTTTTAATCAAAGTTTGTTTGATATGTATGTAGATTTTATTCAATCACACCCTTGCTTTCTTGCAAAGTCAAACACTAAAGAATCTAAAAAGCAAACAATTATAAAGCCTGCTAATACGCCCACGATGAAAGAGCGGGGAGTTACAAGAAAATTACTACTTGATAAAGCCATGCGGATAAAAGATGATGAGTTTTATACACGCATGGAAGATGTAGAGAAAGAACTCTCAATGTATCCTACTAAAATATGGAAAGATAAAGTTGTATTTTGTAATTGCGATGATGCGATAGGCAGCAATAGAGATTATACAGATTCTTCAGCCTTTTCACTTTATTTTATAAAACATTTTTTTAGACTAAAGCTTAAAAAGCTTATATGCACTCATTATGGAAGTAGAGCAGATTTATTTAACGCAGGGACACAAGGCTATATCTTTACGAAAGAAGGGGCAAGGGAGCTATTAAATACACCAAAAGGTTATAATGGTGGTTTTGAAGAGACAGAATCACTTAGGATTCTAAACGAAGAGGCAGATATTGTTTGCACAAATCCCCCCTTTTCTCGTGCAGCAGAATATTGGCAGATTCTAATAAGCAGTAAAAAGAAATTTATCATTATCTCAAATATTACAAATTGCATTACGCCATCTTTTATTCCCTATTTTGCCGATAAAAAAGCATGGGCGGGATATACCCGTGTAGATTGGTATCTAAATCCAAAAAGAGTCCCAGTCCAAGCCGCAGGGCATTTTTTTACAAATTTTCCTATAAAAGATCGCCCCACTAAAAGTCGTTTAAAATTTATGCCACTAATTGAGATTCCAGATGTGTATAGAATCTTTGATGATAGCGGTGTATTGTTGGTAGATCGCAGTTATATCCCAAATGATTATGATAAACCTTTTGCAGTATCAGCAAGGCAGATTCTAAATGGTGTGTTAGAATGTGGTTTCAAAATCATTTTAAAAGAACAATATTTTCCTTATATAAAAGGTAAGAAAAAGTTTGCAAGAGTATTAATACAAAAGATACAAGACCAAGATGATAAGTAA
- a CDS encoding SAM-dependent methyltransferase has protein sequence MRLDCFITQKYTHITRQKALELIKQAQVSVNGKIILKPAFNISDTDSISIKQDFFIESEIFCSRAALKLQRFLHNTESSVYYSAFYNPLLLTKENSFLSHFTKDLVIWQKAHDSIKHNMESSLKIYITTSLKEILPLLIKDSIILDVGASAGGFSQVLLTYKPKLIVAQDIGSLQLDSNLSKRDEIVSIENVDIRIFSQDFHIYKEKILERIKDSKHRALKENLFDFLVCDVSFISLENILESLLNLSKTMLLLYKPQYEVGIQAKRNKKGVIKDTKIILACLESFLALLKAKNALYIFVEKSLLAGKEGNEEFFIFCQF, from the coding sequence ATGCGGCTTGATTGCTTTATCACACAAAAATATACGCATATCACAAGGCAAAAAGCGCTAGAGCTTATAAAACAAGCCCAAGTCAGCGTAAATGGCAAGATTATCTTAAAACCAGCTTTTAATATAAGCGATACAGATTCTATAAGCATAAAGCAGGACTTTTTTATAGAAAGTGAGATTTTTTGTAGTAGAGCAGCATTAAAACTGCAAAGATTTCTACATAATACAGAATCTAGTGTCTATTATTCTGCATTCTATAACCCCCTGCTTTTAACAAAAGAAAATAGCTTTCTATCTCATTTCACAAAAGATTTAGTTATATGGCAAAAAGCCCATGATTCTATAAAACACAATATGGAATCTAGCCTAAAAATCTATATCACAACAAGCCTAAAAGAAATACTTCCTTTACTCATAAAAGATTCTATTATCCTTGATGTTGGAGCAAGTGCTGGGGGATTTAGTCAAGTACTACTCACTTATAAGCCAAAGCTTATAGTCGCACAAGATATTGGTAGCTTACAACTAGATTCTAATCTATCCAAAAGAGATGAAATTGTATCGATTGAAAATGTAGATATTAGAATCTTTTCACAAGATTTTCATATCTATAAAGAAAAGATTCTAGAACGCATAAAAGATTCTAAACATAGAGCCTTGAAAGAGAATCTATTTGATTTTTTAGTATGCGATGTGAGCTTTATCTCACTAGAGAATATTTTAGAATCTTTGCTTAATCTCTCAAAAACCATGCTACTTTTATACAAACCACAATATGAAGTCGGCATACAAGCAAAACGCAATAAAAAAGGTGTAATCAAAGACACGAAAATAATCTTAGCATGTTTAGAATCTTTTCTAGCATTACTAAAAGCTAAAAACGCACTCTATATTTTTGTAGAGAAATCACTCTTAGCAGGAAAGGAAGGTAATGAAGAGTTTTTTATCTTTTGTCAATTCTAA
- a CDS encoding bifunctional riboflavin kinase/FAD synthetase: protein MKSFLSFVNSKLPYERVAIGKFDGMHKAHKYLLGLVGTNGCALSIASVKPPFITPPKERTTYTHIPFFRLRFESIKSWDSMQFLQLLFMVMPHLKCIVIGYDFHFGKDRMSHASDLYGLLKLMGKAEVQIKIIAPQTYLNIPLHTSIIKDLLKQGEIQNANAMLERFYHIKGRIINGQGIGSKELYPTINMKNTLYFVPKHGVYATFAYYNGILYNAVSFVGNRFSTDERFCIETHIINETINTKHNEVITIFFVAYLRDNKKFLNLNDLKIQIESDITDAKEKLSTHDRTYCK, encoded by the coding sequence ATGAAGAGTTTTTTATCTTTTGTCAATTCTAAGCTACCTTATGAGCGAGTAGCTATTGGCAAATTTGATGGTATGCACAAAGCACATAAATATCTACTAGGACTTGTGGGGACAAATGGTTGTGCCCTAAGCATTGCATCAGTCAAGCCTCCCTTTATAACCCCGCCAAAAGAGCGGACAACATATACGCATATCCCCTTTTTTCGTCTCCGCTTTGAGAGTATTAAGTCATGGGATTCTATGCAGTTTTTGCAATTGCTTTTTATGGTTATGCCACATTTAAAGTGTATTGTCATAGGCTATGATTTTCACTTTGGCAAGGATAGAATGAGTCATGCAAGTGATTTATATGGACTATTAAAACTCATGGGTAAAGCCGAAGTCCAAATAAAGATTATAGCCCCACAAACTTATCTCAATATACCATTGCATACAAGCATTATTAAAGACCTTTTAAAACAAGGCGAGATACAAAACGCAAATGCTATGCTTGAGCGATTCTATCATATCAAAGGACGCATTATAAATGGGCAAGGCATAGGCAGCAAAGAACTCTATCCTACTATTAATATGAAAAATACGCTTTATTTCGTGCCAAAACATGGCGTATATGCCACCTTTGCTTATTATAATGGCATACTTTATAACGCAGTATCATTTGTTGGCAATCGCTTCAGCACTGATGAAAGATTCTGTATTGAAACCCATATTATTAATGAAACTATAAACACAAAGCATAATGAAGTAATTACAATCTTTTTTGTAGCCTACCTGCGTGATAATAAAAAGTTTTTAAACCTTAACGATCTAAAAATACAAATAGAATCTGATATAACAGATGCAAAAGAAAAACTAAGCACACATGATAGGACATATTGTAAATAG
- the smpB gene encoding SsrA-binding protein SmpB: MSSIIRNKKAYHDYFILEQIEAGLVLAGSEVKSLRNGRANLKDSFVRIINNEAFVFGMHLTYHHTTNPYFKPDEKRPRKLLLHKKQIDKLFGQVSQKGLAIVPLQVHFNKKGYAKMLIALAKGKKEYDKRETIKRKELDREARANMKNHTY; encoded by the coding sequence GTGAGTAGTATTATCCGCAATAAAAAAGCATATCATGATTACTTTATATTAGAGCAAATTGAAGCAGGGCTTGTATTAGCAGGGAGTGAAGTTAAATCTTTGCGTAATGGCAGGGCGAATCTTAAAGACAGCTTTGTGCGTATTATAAATAATGAAGCCTTTGTATTTGGTATGCACCTAACCTATCATCACACTACAAATCCCTATTTTAAGCCAGATGAAAAGCGTCCAAGAAAGCTGCTTTTACATAAAAAGCAAATTGATAAACTCTTTGGGCAAGTCAGTCAAAAGGGTTTAGCCATCGTGCCGCTACAAGTGCATTTTAATAAAAAAGGCTATGCAAAAATGCTTATCGCGCTTGCAAAAGGGAAAAAAGAATACGACAAAAGAGAGACTATAAAAAGAAAAGAGCTAGATAGAGAAGCTAGAGCAAATATGAAAAATCATACATATTAA
- a CDS encoding EI24 domain-containing protein, with protein sequence MKINIKPNYARTIITQCFKQAWHSLRYKYILLLSFLPFCCSILLWVVVITLSITHFDWFLHQFPSIWINYALSEGILPKISYYLLIFFATISLVLCGVVLVGICMSIINAFLAPLVVQFVHKTYYPYIRLNAPNFMESLRLSSMLLLKTLLKFIIFSLGCYLLSFIGLGFIGLILGIFVYFQFYCKNLNHDIGISIMSKDSYKLFLQTNRLPLIAINIFIFIPLYIPVLNCFIATWQMLVLTHYMFAWYGENHSDEANAYIEDAVIVE encoded by the coding sequence ATGAAAATTAATATTAAGCCCAATTATGCAAGGACTATAATCACACAATGCTTTAAACAAGCATGGCATAGTTTGCGGTATAAATACATATTGCTTTTAAGCTTTTTACCATTTTGCTGCTCTATTTTGCTATGGGTAGTTGTGATTACTTTAAGTATTACGCATTTTGATTGGTTTTTGCACCAGTTTCCTAGCATTTGGATTAATTACGCTTTGAGTGAAGGAATCTTGCCTAAAATCTCATACTATCTACTCATATTTTTTGCGACTATTTCTTTAGTGCTATGCGGTGTGGTTTTAGTAGGTATTTGCATGAGTATTATAAACGCATTTTTAGCCCCGCTTGTAGTGCAGTTTGTGCATAAGACTTATTATCCTTATATACGGCTAAATGCACCAAATTTTATGGAATCTCTTCGTTTAAGCTCTATGTTACTTTTAAAAACCTTGCTAAAATTTATCATCTTTTCACTTGGGTGCTATTTGCTTTCATTTATCGGCTTAGGTTTTATTGGCTTAATACTTGGCATTTTTGTATATTTTCAGTTTTATTGCAAGAATCTAAATCATGATATTGGCATTAGCATTATGTCAAAAGATTCTTATAAGCTATTTTTACAGACAAATAGACTGCCACTTATTGCTATAAATATTTTTATTTTTATCCCGCTTTATATACCTGTGCTAAATTGCTTTATTGCGACATGGCAAATGCTTGTATTAACGCATTATATGTTTGCTTGGTATGGTGAAAATCATAGTGATGAAGCAAACGCATATATTGAAGATGCGGTTATTGTTGAGTAG
- a CDS encoding tetratricopeptide repeat protein, producing MEVFLARFMRCNQSQFHKQGFRDLFAKCFIARLFVSKLFILGLFVYGMFHIAHAETQSTQIFVPQKPLTAIQGSFLAWYQQCAKRNYTSCGLVGRAYYEGYGVLPNMTRAKSYFTKACYNGVVESCLLLSNFTKENAKQEYMVLLYQQACDLDHKESCLKLSDILLKEAISDITDSKKAEISHTLDKICKLENDKECFRKKAFEAQFDSNANALLAVEFQRDFAACKKAQQEHADDMRVCGEVGIKYARGLGVTKDKEEAQSYFHIACKKHSEFCRYEILDSILN from the coding sequence ATGGAAGTCTTTTTAGCAAGATTTATGCGTTGTAATCAAAGTCAATTTCACAAGCAAGGCTTTAGAGATTTGTTTGCTAAATGCTTTATAGCTAGGTTGTTTGTCTCAAAGTTATTTATATTAGGCTTATTTGTATATGGCATGTTTCATATCGCTCATGCAGAAACACAAAGCACACAAATCTTTGTGCCACAAAAGCCACTCACCGCAATACAAGGTAGCTTTTTAGCATGGTATCAGCAATGTGCTAAAAGAAATTATACTTCATGTGGGCTTGTCGGCAGGGCGTATTATGAGGGTTATGGAGTATTGCCAAATATGACTAGGGCAAAAAGCTATTTTACAAAGGCTTGTTATAATGGCGTTGTAGAATCTTGTTTGCTTTTAAGCAATTTTACAAAAGAGAATGCAAAGCAAGAATATATGGTGCTTTTATATCAGCAAGCTTGCGATTTAGATCATAAAGAATCTTGTCTAAAACTAAGTGATATATTACTAAAAGAAGCGATAAGCGATATAACAGATTCTAAAAAAGCAGAGATTAGCCATACGCTAGATAAGATTTGCAAACTTGAAAATGATAAGGAATGCTTTAGAAAAAAGGCATTTGAAGCACAATTTGATAGCAACGCAAATGCACTTCTTGCAGTAGAGTTTCAAAGAGATTTTGCCGCATGTAAAAAAGCCCAACAAGAACATGCTGATGATATGAGGGTGTGCGGTGAAGTTGGCATAAAATACGCAAGGGGCTTGGGTGTTACTAAAGATAAAGAAGAAGCACAAAGCTATTTTCACATTGCATGTAAAAAACATAGTGAATTTTGTCGCTATGAAATACTTGATTCTATATTAAATTAA
- a CDS encoding MqnA/MqnD/SBP family protein, giving the protein MRFGKIEYLNLLPFDVFLKGYRTSNSFKSTCNYKRSYPAKLNKEFLFRRIDAGFISSIAGMKAHYKTKACKAGIIAYKEVWSVLVLESSPASDYQSATSNALCLVLDLKGAVLIGDRALKYHYDCMYANSKKSNSKRHDSMKSASTYLTYKNLSSKNSNFQNSTLKHNKPSKYYDMAKCWYDKTGLPFVFGRACFHTNDTFYKNLIKDFNHKLGQGKRYKGVKIPHYILMPYVKKIGITKTFAIKYLEHIYYKIEAKEHHALTLFYRYLRIKGIKAPKRF; this is encoded by the coding sequence ATGCGATTTGGGAAAATAGAATACTTAAATTTATTGCCATTTGATGTATTTTTGAAAGGATATAGAACAAGCAATAGTTTTAAAAGCACTTGCAATTACAAAAGAAGCTATCCTGCAAAGCTAAATAAAGAGTTTTTATTTCGTCGTATTGATGCTGGTTTTATCTCATCTATCGCGGGAATGAAAGCACACTATAAGACAAAGGCATGCAAAGCAGGTATCATAGCTTATAAGGAAGTATGGAGTGTGCTTGTTTTAGAATCTAGCCCCGCAAGTGATTATCAGTCAGCAACCTCTAATGCGCTTTGCTTAGTGCTTGATTTAAAAGGGGCGGTATTAATCGGCGATAGGGCATTAAAATACCACTATGATTGCATGTATGCTAACTCTAAAAAATCTAATTCTAAACGACATGATTCTATGAAATCTGCTTCTACATATTTGACTTATAAAAATCTTAGTTCCAAAAATTCTAATTTTCAAAACTCTACTCTTAAACATAACAAGCCATCAAAATATTATGATATGGCAAAATGCTGGTATGATAAGACTGGTCTCCCCTTTGTTTTTGGTCGTGCATGTTTTCATACAAATGATACTTTTTATAAGAATCTTATAAAAGATTTTAATCACAAATTAGGACAAGGAAAGAGATATAAGGGAGTTAAGATTCCACACTACATACTTATGCCTTATGTGAAAAAAATTGGCATTACAAAAACATTTGCCATCAAATATCTAGAACATATTTATTACAAAATAGAAGCTAA